Sequence from the Longimicrobiaceae bacterium genome:
CCGCTCGGTGATCACCCCGATCATGAAGAAGTAGAACATGCTCGCCGGGATCGCGAGGATGAAGGTGTTGGTGAGCGCCGGGAGGAAGAACGGGAGCACGGCGATCCCTCCGGCCACGGTCCAGATCCTCCGCACCAGGAGCACGAAGAGGAGGAACCCGGCGAGCCCGGAGGTCACCAGCACGCGGAACCAGTCGTTGTGGTAGTACAGCGGCGAGTAGTTGTACGGCCAGAACTGCGCCCGGTTGAACCCCGTCCCGAAGAAGGGCGAGTCCATGAAGCGCGCGTACACGATCTCCCACACCAGCAGCGGCCGCAGGATGGAGCTGTTCCGGTCCGCCACGTCCAGGAGCGCTCCGCGCGTGCTCGTCACCCGCTCCAGCCCGGTCAGGATCAGCTCGTTGTTGGCGGCGACGAACGAAACGGCCACGAAGAGCAGCCCCGCCGAGACCAGGGCCGCCCCACCGATCAGGAGGCGCTGCGCAGGGCGGTTCCCCCGCTGCCGGGCGATGGAGTTGAGCAGCGCCGCGCCCAGGATGATGGACACCAGCAGCTCCGTGCGGGTCGCGAGGACCAGCGCGGTGACGATGGGCAGCGCGAGGGTGATCACCGCGCGCTGCACGCCGAGCTCCAGGTATCCCTTCATCTGGGCGATCACGACGAAGAGCATCACCAGGTTGACGTGCAGCATCGACACGTTCGGGTTCCCCAGGAGCCCCCGCGGCCGGTACGCGTCCAAGACGTCCGCCCCGGTGGTGGTCGCGTCGTAGTACAGCAGCACCAGCCCCGGGAAGTACCTCCCGAAGAAGACCACGATCAGGTTCGCCGCCACGCTCACGTACAGGAGGTGGAGCAGCCACCGCATCCTGAACTGGTACGCCGAGAGCCCCAGCCCGAAGGAGAGGAGCATCAGCAGGTAGATCGCGATGCTCCGGTACGTCTCGCCGTGGTCGGGGACGCGGATGCGGGTACCGGTCCACAGCTCCCCGACCACCGCGGCCGCGATTATGCCCAGGAAGTACAGCGCCACCCGCAGGAACTCCTGGTACCGCCGGGCATCCGCCTCGCGCACCAGCTTCTTGCCGGCCAGGTCGACCAGCCAGACTCCGAGGAAGAGGTAGGTCAGCTTGAACGGCATCCCCGCGATGTGCGGCATGGGGAGCAGCAGCTGGTCCAGGATGAAGAGCAGGCCGAGAGCTCGGTACGGGATCACGGCTCGCGCAGAACCTTTCCGTAGCCCGGCGAGAAGGGGACGTCCCCTTCGCCGGTCCACAGGTAGAAGGGCAGGACGTCGGTCCCCGGCGCGGCGTACACCCGGTCCTCCACCCGCACCGAGTCGGCGTGCACCTCCACCCGGCGCACCACCGGGAAGCCGAACCCCGTGTGCATCCCCACGAAGCCCGCCTCGTCGAATCGGAGGCAGCGCGCCCGCGGATCCCCGCCGAGGGTGAAGAGCCCCGCGCCCAGCCCCGCCGATTCGCGGGAGCGCGAGCGGAAGGCGTGGTGCGCGCGGTCGGAGCGATAGCGGTTGCGGAGCTCCGGGAGCGCCGTGTAGAGGAAGCTTCCCGGGTCCGCCAGCACGTCGCGCCCGTCCACGGCCAGCTCCACGGAGAGCTGGTCGTTGTGCGCGTGGCCCCCGTTCCCCTCCTGTCCGATGGAGCCGCATCGCACCGCGAGGAAGAGCCGGTCGGAGCGGAAGAGGTACAGGCCGAAGTCCGGGTAGGCCAGGAGCCGCAGCCCGGTCCGCAGGTCGGGACCGTCGAAGCGGAGGCGCGTCTCGTGGCGCAGCGGGGCGCCCGCCGGAAGCGGGGCATCGTGCTCGGGCACCCGGACCGACTCCGCGCGTGTCCGGCCGGACCCGCTGGAGGGGATCCGCGCCCCCCGGGCCAGGCCGGCGACCACCCGCTGCTCGACGCCCGGCCCCGCGAACGCGGCGAGGTCGGTCCGGCCGAGGAGGCCGTTCGCCGCGGACACGAAGTGCCGGTGGTCGAGCGGCTGCTCGTCCCAGTACGCGGCCTCGTCCGGGAGCTCCGCGTACCCCTCCAGGTGCGCGTACCGCTCGCGCGCCTCGCGGACCGTCATCCGCGCGTGGGCGGGGAGGAGGCGGAAGAAGCGCCCACTGTCGTTGTCCCCCACCTGGGCCACCCGGCCGCCGGCCTTGGTGACGTGCAGGGTGAACTCGGCCATCCGCTCCAGCCGCTCCAGGTACGCTGCCGGGAACGGGGTGGGATCGCCGCCGTCCGTCGCGTGCAGCGGGAGGGGGGCCGGCCGAACGCGGGGACGGGTCCGGACGAGCCGGTGGTCGTACTCCGCCAGCGCGCGCCGCTTCTCCGCCGGGAGCCCCAGCACCAGCGTGGTCGAGTAGACCACCATCTCGCCGACCAGCCGGTGGTATCCGGTGGAGCCCTCGAAGTTGGAGCCGTCCGGGTGGAACTGCCGCTCCACCTCCACGACCAGCTCCTGGGCCGCGAAGGCCAGCCACGCGTCCGTCTCGGGGGTGCGCGGGAGGTACGCGGCCACCCAGAGGAGCCCCACCACGTGCGACAGGTAGTGGTTCGCCCGCGGCTGGTCCGACCACCCGAAGTGGCGGACCACGTGACGGCCGTGCTCCAGCAGCGAGCGCCGGAACACCGCCTCGAACGCGTCGTCGAAGCGCGCGCCCGCGGCGATGAACAGGTCCCGCGCCGCCAGCAGGTTGGCCGCGCGGATCCCCACGTCCATGGACGAGCGCCAGTGGACGCCGAAGCGCGGGGGGTTGGTCGCGGCGAAGTCGAGCACCTGGTTCCGGAACTCCCGCGCGTACTCCTCCGGGGGCCGGAAGCCGTGCCGAGCGGCACCCCCCTCACCCGCCAGGGCGAACGCGAGCGCGAGCTGGGGCAGGTGCTGCATGCGCGCCAGCTCCCACGGGACCTTGACGTCCACGCCCGGGAGATGGCCGTACGGCACGTCCGCGGACCAGGTCCGCTCGGACCAGCGGTAGCCGCTCCTGAAGTCGAGCTGCCAGTCGATGGGCTCGTAGCCGGGGTCCACCAGCGACCAGATCCGCTGCCCCTCGCGCAGGTTCCCCGCGGGGAGCAGCCCCGCCAGCCAGCGCCCTTCCGCGTCCGGCGCCACGGCCGGCCCGGGACCGTAGCGATGCCCCGCAACTCCCCGGCACACCGTTCCGCGCCGCACCTGCACCCACCCCGACCCGAGCAGGTCGAAGCGGTGGTCCAGGTAGTGGGCGGCCAGTGCGGCGAGCTGCTCCCCGTGCGGGAGAAGCGCCTCTGCGTCCGGCGCCGCGAAGTACGTCAGCAGGGGACCGCTCGCCGCCGGGTCGGCGGCGAGGTAGGTGCGAGCGCCCAGGTCGCGCCGGCGCTCCACCGCCGTGACGATGCGCCGCCGCACGTAGCGCAGCGCCCGCGGCACCAGCGCGCGGCGGGGCAGCGCCCGCGCCCGGAGGACGAGGGCCGGCAGACCGGAGCCGGGCGAGGCGGTCGCCGGGGCCGGTCGGTCGCGGGTCTCAGGCGCCACGGTGGTCACGCGCGGGGAGAATGCTCAACGAATCAGGGAAAGCGGGCGGCTCGTACGGCGACGGCTCCGGGAGGACGCGGCGCGGTCCCGGAGGTGAGTCGAGCGCCGCCCCGGGACCCTGCCTGCGGGCCCCGGGGCGGAAGACCCGCAATATATCCTGAAACCGCCTTGAGTTGCACCCCTCGCGGGGACACCGCTAGACGGCTTCGGGAGACACGGCGGAGCGCTGCGCCGGCGACTGCCGGGCCGGTCCCGCCCCGCGCCCGGGCGCGATGATCCCCTTCCACAGCCCCAGGTGCGCCTTCCAGTCCCATTTCTCGCGGATCACCGCGTCCAGCGCGCGCCGCCGGAACGCCTCGCGCTCGTCGCGCACCCGCGCCACCAGGCGGGCGCAGGCGGAAACGGCGCTCTCCGTGTCCCCGGGCCGCACCAGGATCCCCAGGTCGTGCTCCTCCACGATCCGGCTGATGTCGCCGATCCCGGGCGAGGCCA
This genomic interval carries:
- a CDS encoding O-antigen ligase family protein — protein: MIPYRALGLLFILDQLLLPMPHIAGMPFKLTYLFLGVWLVDLAGKKLVREADARRYQEFLRVALYFLGIIAAAVVGELWTGTRIRVPDHGETYRSIAIYLLMLLSFGLGLSAYQFRMRWLLHLLYVSVAANLIVVFFGRYFPGLVLLYYDATTTGADVLDAYRPRGLLGNPNVSMLHVNLVMLFVVIAQMKGYLELGVQRAVITLALPIVTALVLATRTELLVSIILGAALLNSIARQRGNRPAQRLLIGGAALVSAGLLFVAVSFVAANNELILTGLERVTSTRGALLDVADRNSSILRPLLVWEIVYARFMDSPFFGTGFNRAQFWPYNYSPLYYHNDWFRVLVTSGLAGFLLFVLLVRRIWTVAGGIAVLPFFLPALTNTFILAIPASMFYFFMIGVITERRRLGEAPQARPVPAAAPVPQPVS
- a CDS encoding heparinase II/III family protein; the protein is MAPETRDRPAPATASPGSGLPALVLRARALPRRALVPRALRYVRRRIVTAVERRRDLGARTYLAADPAASGPLLTYFAAPDAEALLPHGEQLAALAAHYLDHRFDLLGSGWVQVRRGTVCRGVAGHRYGPGPAVAPDAEGRWLAGLLPAGNLREGQRIWSLVDPGYEPIDWQLDFRSGYRWSERTWSADVPYGHLPGVDVKVPWELARMQHLPQLALAFALAGEGGAARHGFRPPEEYAREFRNQVLDFAATNPPRFGVHWRSSMDVGIRAANLLAARDLFIAAGARFDDAFEAVFRRSLLEHGRHVVRHFGWSDQPRANHYLSHVVGLLWVAAYLPRTPETDAWLAFAAQELVVEVERQFHPDGSNFEGSTGYHRLVGEMVVYSTTLVLGLPAEKRRALAEYDHRLVRTRPRVRPAPLPLHATDGGDPTPFPAAYLERLERMAEFTLHVTKAGGRVAQVGDNDSGRFFRLLPAHARMTVREARERYAHLEGYAELPDEAAYWDEQPLDHRHFVSAANGLLGRTDLAAFAGPGVEQRVVAGLARGARIPSSGSGRTRAESVRVPEHDAPLPAGAPLRHETRLRFDGPDLRTGLRLLAYPDFGLYLFRSDRLFLAVRCGSIGQEGNGGHAHNDQLSVELAVDGRDVLADPGSFLYTALPELRNRYRSDRAHHAFRSRSRESAGLGAGLFTLGGDPRARCLRFDEAGFVGMHTGFGFPVVRRVEVHADSVRVEDRVYAAPGTDVLPFYLWTGEGDVPFSPGYGKVLREP